One window from the genome of Osmerus eperlanus chromosome 1, fOsmEpe2.1, whole genome shotgun sequence encodes:
- the top1a gene encoding DNA topoisomerase I, like isoform X2, whose amino-acid sequence MSGDHSHNDSQIDYGSRANVLSDCSDSHKHKDKYKDKEHKHKDHKKDKEREKSKYGNSDHKDSDKKHKEERVKHKDGSTDRHKHKDKEKRKEEKVRVLDGKPKKEKENGFASPPRIKSEPDSDGFYQSPKHEKSLKRVRDDDNSEFKPKKVKTENDRMDKKVKKKNQEDEDIKPKKTKNKKGEGANGKKKAKKEPEEKWKWWEEERSTDGSKWRFLEHKGPVFAAAYEPLPSKVKFYYDGKHMKLKPEAEEVATFFAKMLDHEYTTKDIFRKNFFKDWRKEMTSEEKSKITDLNKCEFNEMADYFKAQSEARKQMSKEEKLKIKEENERLLQEYGFCIMDNHKERIANFRIEPPGLFRGRGDHPKMGMLKRRIRPQDIIINCSKDSNHPKPPPGTKWKELRHDNKVTWLVSWTENIQGSIKYIMLNPSSRIKGEKDWQKYETARRLKKCVERLRAQYREDWKSKEMRIRQRAVALYFIDKLALRAGNEKEEGETADTVGCCSLRVEHIVLSPEKDGQEFVVEFDFLGKDSIRYYNKVPVEKRVFKNLQLFMEGKQPEDDLFDRLNTTILNKHLQELMDGLTAKVFRTYNASITLQQQLKELTSPDENVPAKILSYNRANRAVAILCNHQRAPPKTFEKSMQNLQTKIDAKKDQLSDAKRELKSAKADAKVRRDEKSKKSVETKKKAVERIEEQLMKLEVQATDREENKQIALGTSKLNYLDPRISVAWCKKWDIPIEKIYNKTQREKFAWAIDMADDDYEF is encoded by the exons ATGAGTGGCGATCATTCCCACAACGATAGCCAG ATTGACTACGGCTCTCGGGCGAATG TGCTTTCAGATTGCTCAG ATTCTCACAAACATAAAGATAAATATAAGGAtaaagaacacaaacacaaggacCACAAGAAGGATAAGGAGCGTGAGAAATCCAAGTATGGCAACAG TGACCATAAGGACTCAGACAAGAAACacaaagaggagagagtgaagcaCAAAGAtggcagcacagacagacacaagcacaaggacaaagaaaagaggaaggaggagaaa GTAAGGGTTCTTGATGGCAAAccaaagaaggagaaggagaatggCTTTGCCAG CCCTCCTCGCATTAAATCTGAGCCTGACAGTGATGGCTTCTACCAGTCTCCCAAACATGAAAAGTCTTTGAAGAGAGTGCGGGATGATGACAA TTCTGAGTTCAAGCCCAAGAAGGTAAAGACTGAAAATGACAGGATGGACAAAAAAGTAAAAAAGAAGAACCAAGAGGATGAG GATATCAAGCctaaaaagacaaaaaacaagaaaggggaAGGCGCTAATGGTAAAAAGAAAGCAAAGAAGGAGCCAGAAGAGAAGTGGAAATG gtgggaggaagagagatccaCAGATGGCTCCAAGTGGAGGTTTTTGGAACACAAAGGTCCAGTGTTTGCTGCTGCATACGAACCTCTTCCCAGCAAAGTGAAATTTTACTATGATG GAAAACACATGAAACTTAagccagaggcagaggaggtagCTACATTCTTTGCCAAGATGCTGGATCATGAGTATACCACCAAGGATATCTTCAGGAAAAACTTCTTCAAAGACTGGAGAAAG GAAATGACCTCAGAGGAGAAGTCCAAGATCACAGACCTGAACAAGTGTGAGTTCAATGAAATGGCTGACTACTTCAAGGCTCAATCTGAAGCCAGGAAGCAGATGTCAAAAGAAGAGAAACTA AAAATCAAAGAGGAAAATGAGCGCCTCCTCCAAGAGTATGGCTTCTGCATCATGGACAACCACAAGGAGAGGATAGCTAACTTCCGCATCGAGCCCCCAGGTCTGTTCCGTGGCCGAGGTGACCACCCCAAGATGGGCATGCTGAAGCGCAGGATCCGACCTCAGGACATAATCATTAACTGTAGCAA ggactCCAATCATCCCAAACCTCCCCCAGGCACCAAATGGAAGGAACTGCGTCATGATAACAAGGTTACCTGGCTGGTTTCGTGGACAGAGAATATCCAGGGGTCCATCAAGTACATCATGCTGAACCCCAGTTCCAGAATCAAG ggagagaaagactggCAGAAATATGAAACAGCCCGTCGGCTGAAGAAATGTGTGGAACGGTTGCGGGCCCAGTACCGTGAGGACTGGAAGTCCAAGGAGATGAGGATTCGACAGAGAGCTGTGGCCCTCTACTTCATTGACAAG ctggctttgagagctGGTAacgagaaggaggaaggagagactgcAGACACGGTGGGCTGCTGCTCCCTCAGGGTAGAGCACATCGTGCTGTCCCCTGAGAAGGACGGACAGGAGTTTGTTGTGGAGTTTGACTTCCTAGGAAAAGACTCCATCCGCTACTACAACAAGGTCCCTGTGGAGAAAAGG gttttcaaaaaccTCCAGCTTTTCATGGAGGGCAAGCAACCAGAAGATGATCTCTTTGACCGCCTTAAT ACCACAATTCTGAACAAGCACCTTCAGGAATTGATGGATGGACTGACGGCCAAGGTGTTCCGTACCTACAATGCGTCAATCactctgcagcagcagctgaaGGAGCTCACGAGCC CTGATGAGAACGTTCCTGCCAAGATCCTGTCCTATAACAGGGCCAACAGAGCTGTGGCCATCCTTTGTAATCATCAGAGGGCACCACCCAAGACCTTTGAGAAGTCAATGCAGAACCTTCAGACTAAA ATTGATGCCAAGAAGGACCAGCTGTCTGACGCCAAGAGGGAACTGAAGAGCGCCAAGGCCGATGCCAAAGTACGGAGAGACGAGAAGTCCAAAAA ATCTGTAGAGACCAAGAAAAAGGCagtggagaggatagaggaacAGCTGATGAAGCTGGAGGTGCAAGCGACGGATCGTGAGGAGAACAAGCAGATTGCCCTGGGTACCTCCAAACTCAACTATCTGGACCCACGGATCTCTGTAGCCTG GTGTAAGAAGTGGGACATCCCAATTGAGAAGATT
- the top1a gene encoding DNA topoisomerase I, like isoform X4 — protein MSGDHSHNDSQIDYGSRANDSHKHKDKYKDKEHKHKDHKKDKEREKSKYGNSDHKDSDKKHKEERVKHKDGSTDRHKHKDKEKRKEEKVRVLDGKPKKEKENGFASPPRIKSEPDSDGFYQSPKHEKSLKRVRDDDNSEFKPKKVKTENDRMDKKVKKKNQEDEDIKPKKTKNKKGEGANGKKKAKKEPEEKWKWWEEERSTDGSKWRFLEHKGPVFAAAYEPLPSKVKFYYDGKHMKLKPEAEEVATFFAKMLDHEYTTKDIFRKNFFKDWRKEMTSEEKSKITDLNKCEFNEMADYFKAQSEARKQMSKEEKLKIKEENERLLQEYGFCIMDNHKERIANFRIEPPGLFRGRGDHPKMGMLKRRIRPQDIIINCSKDSNHPKPPPGTKWKELRHDNKVTWLVSWTENIQGSIKYIMLNPSSRIKGEKDWQKYETARRLKKCVERLRAQYREDWKSKEMRIRQRAVALYFIDKLALRAGNEKEEGETADTVGCCSLRVEHIVLSPEKDGQEFVVEFDFLGKDSIRYYNKVPVEKRVFKNLQLFMEGKQPEDDLFDRLNTTILNKHLQELMDGLTAKVFRTYNASITLQQQLKELTSPDENVPAKILSYNRANRAVAILCNHQRAPPKTFEKSMQNLQTKIDAKKDQLSDAKRELKSAKADAKVRRDEKSKKSVETKKKAVERIEEQLMKLEVQATDREENKQIALGTSKLNYLDPRISVAWCKKWDIPIEKIYNKTQREKFAWAIDMADDDYEF, from the exons ATGAGTGGCGATCATTCCCACAACGATAGCCAG ATTGACTACGGCTCTCGGGCGAATG ATTCTCACAAACATAAAGATAAATATAAGGAtaaagaacacaaacacaaggacCACAAGAAGGATAAGGAGCGTGAGAAATCCAAGTATGGCAACAG TGACCATAAGGACTCAGACAAGAAACacaaagaggagagagtgaagcaCAAAGAtggcagcacagacagacacaagcacaaggacaaagaaaagaggaaggaggagaaa GTAAGGGTTCTTGATGGCAAAccaaagaaggagaaggagaatggCTTTGCCAG CCCTCCTCGCATTAAATCTGAGCCTGACAGTGATGGCTTCTACCAGTCTCCCAAACATGAAAAGTCTTTGAAGAGAGTGCGGGATGATGACAA TTCTGAGTTCAAGCCCAAGAAGGTAAAGACTGAAAATGACAGGATGGACAAAAAAGTAAAAAAGAAGAACCAAGAGGATGAG GATATCAAGCctaaaaagacaaaaaacaagaaaggggaAGGCGCTAATGGTAAAAAGAAAGCAAAGAAGGAGCCAGAAGAGAAGTGGAAATG gtgggaggaagagagatccaCAGATGGCTCCAAGTGGAGGTTTTTGGAACACAAAGGTCCAGTGTTTGCTGCTGCATACGAACCTCTTCCCAGCAAAGTGAAATTTTACTATGATG GAAAACACATGAAACTTAagccagaggcagaggaggtagCTACATTCTTTGCCAAGATGCTGGATCATGAGTATACCACCAAGGATATCTTCAGGAAAAACTTCTTCAAAGACTGGAGAAAG GAAATGACCTCAGAGGAGAAGTCCAAGATCACAGACCTGAACAAGTGTGAGTTCAATGAAATGGCTGACTACTTCAAGGCTCAATCTGAAGCCAGGAAGCAGATGTCAAAAGAAGAGAAACTA AAAATCAAAGAGGAAAATGAGCGCCTCCTCCAAGAGTATGGCTTCTGCATCATGGACAACCACAAGGAGAGGATAGCTAACTTCCGCATCGAGCCCCCAGGTCTGTTCCGTGGCCGAGGTGACCACCCCAAGATGGGCATGCTGAAGCGCAGGATCCGACCTCAGGACATAATCATTAACTGTAGCAA ggactCCAATCATCCCAAACCTCCCCCAGGCACCAAATGGAAGGAACTGCGTCATGATAACAAGGTTACCTGGCTGGTTTCGTGGACAGAGAATATCCAGGGGTCCATCAAGTACATCATGCTGAACCCCAGTTCCAGAATCAAG ggagagaaagactggCAGAAATATGAAACAGCCCGTCGGCTGAAGAAATGTGTGGAACGGTTGCGGGCCCAGTACCGTGAGGACTGGAAGTCCAAGGAGATGAGGATTCGACAGAGAGCTGTGGCCCTCTACTTCATTGACAAG ctggctttgagagctGGTAacgagaaggaggaaggagagactgcAGACACGGTGGGCTGCTGCTCCCTCAGGGTAGAGCACATCGTGCTGTCCCCTGAGAAGGACGGACAGGAGTTTGTTGTGGAGTTTGACTTCCTAGGAAAAGACTCCATCCGCTACTACAACAAGGTCCCTGTGGAGAAAAGG gttttcaaaaaccTCCAGCTTTTCATGGAGGGCAAGCAACCAGAAGATGATCTCTTTGACCGCCTTAAT ACCACAATTCTGAACAAGCACCTTCAGGAATTGATGGATGGACTGACGGCCAAGGTGTTCCGTACCTACAATGCGTCAATCactctgcagcagcagctgaaGGAGCTCACGAGCC CTGATGAGAACGTTCCTGCCAAGATCCTGTCCTATAACAGGGCCAACAGAGCTGTGGCCATCCTTTGTAATCATCAGAGGGCACCACCCAAGACCTTTGAGAAGTCAATGCAGAACCTTCAGACTAAA ATTGATGCCAAGAAGGACCAGCTGTCTGACGCCAAGAGGGAACTGAAGAGCGCCAAGGCCGATGCCAAAGTACGGAGAGACGAGAAGTCCAAAAA ATCTGTAGAGACCAAGAAAAAGGCagtggagaggatagaggaacAGCTGATGAAGCTGGAGGTGCAAGCGACGGATCGTGAGGAGAACAAGCAGATTGCCCTGGGTACCTCCAAACTCAACTATCTGGACCCACGGATCTCTGTAGCCTG GTGTAAGAAGTGGGACATCCCAATTGAGAAGATT
- the top1a gene encoding DNA topoisomerase I, like isoform X3 — translation MSGDHSHNDSQIDYGSRANDSHKHKDKYKDKEHKHKDHKKDKEREKSKYGNSDHKDSDKKHKEERVKHKDGSTDRHKHKDKEKRKEEKVRVLDGKPKKEKENGFASPPRIKSEPDSDGFYQSPKHEKSLKRVRDDDKLSLFSSEFKPKKVKTENDRMDKKVKKKNQEDEDIKPKKTKNKKGEGANGKKKAKKEPEEKWKWWEEERSTDGSKWRFLEHKGPVFAAAYEPLPSKVKFYYDGKHMKLKPEAEEVATFFAKMLDHEYTTKDIFRKNFFKDWRKEMTSEEKSKITDLNKCEFNEMADYFKAQSEARKQMSKEEKLKIKEENERLLQEYGFCIMDNHKERIANFRIEPPGLFRGRGDHPKMGMLKRRIRPQDIIINCSKDSNHPKPPPGTKWKELRHDNKVTWLVSWTENIQGSIKYIMLNPSSRIKGEKDWQKYETARRLKKCVERLRAQYREDWKSKEMRIRQRAVALYFIDKLALRAGNEKEEGETADTVGCCSLRVEHIVLSPEKDGQEFVVEFDFLGKDSIRYYNKVPVEKRVFKNLQLFMEGKQPEDDLFDRLNTTILNKHLQELMDGLTAKVFRTYNASITLQQQLKELTSPDENVPAKILSYNRANRAVAILCNHQRAPPKTFEKSMQNLQTKIDAKKDQLSDAKRELKSAKADAKVRRDEKSKKSVETKKKAVERIEEQLMKLEVQATDREENKQIALGTSKLNYLDPRISVAWCKKWDIPIEKIYNKTQREKFAWAIDMADDDYEF, via the exons ATGAGTGGCGATCATTCCCACAACGATAGCCAG ATTGACTACGGCTCTCGGGCGAATG ATTCTCACAAACATAAAGATAAATATAAGGAtaaagaacacaaacacaaggacCACAAGAAGGATAAGGAGCGTGAGAAATCCAAGTATGGCAACAG TGACCATAAGGACTCAGACAAGAAACacaaagaggagagagtgaagcaCAAAGAtggcagcacagacagacacaagcacaaggacaaagaaaagaggaaggaggagaaa GTAAGGGTTCTTGATGGCAAAccaaagaaggagaaggagaatggCTTTGCCAG CCCTCCTCGCATTAAATCTGAGCCTGACAGTGATGGCTTCTACCAGTCTCCCAAACATGAAAAGTCTTTGAAGAGAGTGCGGGATGATGACAA GTTGTCTCTTTTCAGTTCTGAGTTCAAGCCCAAGAAGGTAAAGACTGAAAATGACAGGATGGACAAAAAAGTAAAAAAGAAGAACCAAGAGGATGAG GATATCAAGCctaaaaagacaaaaaacaagaaaggggaAGGCGCTAATGGTAAAAAGAAAGCAAAGAAGGAGCCAGAAGAGAAGTGGAAATG gtgggaggaagagagatccaCAGATGGCTCCAAGTGGAGGTTTTTGGAACACAAAGGTCCAGTGTTTGCTGCTGCATACGAACCTCTTCCCAGCAAAGTGAAATTTTACTATGATG GAAAACACATGAAACTTAagccagaggcagaggaggtagCTACATTCTTTGCCAAGATGCTGGATCATGAGTATACCACCAAGGATATCTTCAGGAAAAACTTCTTCAAAGACTGGAGAAAG GAAATGACCTCAGAGGAGAAGTCCAAGATCACAGACCTGAACAAGTGTGAGTTCAATGAAATGGCTGACTACTTCAAGGCTCAATCTGAAGCCAGGAAGCAGATGTCAAAAGAAGAGAAACTA AAAATCAAAGAGGAAAATGAGCGCCTCCTCCAAGAGTATGGCTTCTGCATCATGGACAACCACAAGGAGAGGATAGCTAACTTCCGCATCGAGCCCCCAGGTCTGTTCCGTGGCCGAGGTGACCACCCCAAGATGGGCATGCTGAAGCGCAGGATCCGACCTCAGGACATAATCATTAACTGTAGCAA ggactCCAATCATCCCAAACCTCCCCCAGGCACCAAATGGAAGGAACTGCGTCATGATAACAAGGTTACCTGGCTGGTTTCGTGGACAGAGAATATCCAGGGGTCCATCAAGTACATCATGCTGAACCCCAGTTCCAGAATCAAG ggagagaaagactggCAGAAATATGAAACAGCCCGTCGGCTGAAGAAATGTGTGGAACGGTTGCGGGCCCAGTACCGTGAGGACTGGAAGTCCAAGGAGATGAGGATTCGACAGAGAGCTGTGGCCCTCTACTTCATTGACAAG ctggctttgagagctGGTAacgagaaggaggaaggagagactgcAGACACGGTGGGCTGCTGCTCCCTCAGGGTAGAGCACATCGTGCTGTCCCCTGAGAAGGACGGACAGGAGTTTGTTGTGGAGTTTGACTTCCTAGGAAAAGACTCCATCCGCTACTACAACAAGGTCCCTGTGGAGAAAAGG gttttcaaaaaccTCCAGCTTTTCATGGAGGGCAAGCAACCAGAAGATGATCTCTTTGACCGCCTTAAT ACCACAATTCTGAACAAGCACCTTCAGGAATTGATGGATGGACTGACGGCCAAGGTGTTCCGTACCTACAATGCGTCAATCactctgcagcagcagctgaaGGAGCTCACGAGCC CTGATGAGAACGTTCCTGCCAAGATCCTGTCCTATAACAGGGCCAACAGAGCTGTGGCCATCCTTTGTAATCATCAGAGGGCACCACCCAAGACCTTTGAGAAGTCAATGCAGAACCTTCAGACTAAA ATTGATGCCAAGAAGGACCAGCTGTCTGACGCCAAGAGGGAACTGAAGAGCGCCAAGGCCGATGCCAAAGTACGGAGAGACGAGAAGTCCAAAAA ATCTGTAGAGACCAAGAAAAAGGCagtggagaggatagaggaacAGCTGATGAAGCTGGAGGTGCAAGCGACGGATCGTGAGGAGAACAAGCAGATTGCCCTGGGTACCTCCAAACTCAACTATCTGGACCCACGGATCTCTGTAGCCTG GTGTAAGAAGTGGGACATCCCAATTGAGAAGATT
- the top1a gene encoding DNA topoisomerase I, like isoform X1, translating to MSGDHSHNDSQIDYGSRANVLSDCSDSHKHKDKYKDKEHKHKDHKKDKEREKSKYGNSDHKDSDKKHKEERVKHKDGSTDRHKHKDKEKRKEEKVRVLDGKPKKEKENGFASPPRIKSEPDSDGFYQSPKHEKSLKRVRDDDKLSLFSSEFKPKKVKTENDRMDKKVKKKNQEDEDIKPKKTKNKKGEGANGKKKAKKEPEEKWKWWEEERSTDGSKWRFLEHKGPVFAAAYEPLPSKVKFYYDGKHMKLKPEAEEVATFFAKMLDHEYTTKDIFRKNFFKDWRKEMTSEEKSKITDLNKCEFNEMADYFKAQSEARKQMSKEEKLKIKEENERLLQEYGFCIMDNHKERIANFRIEPPGLFRGRGDHPKMGMLKRRIRPQDIIINCSKDSNHPKPPPGTKWKELRHDNKVTWLVSWTENIQGSIKYIMLNPSSRIKGEKDWQKYETARRLKKCVERLRAQYREDWKSKEMRIRQRAVALYFIDKLALRAGNEKEEGETADTVGCCSLRVEHIVLSPEKDGQEFVVEFDFLGKDSIRYYNKVPVEKRVFKNLQLFMEGKQPEDDLFDRLNTTILNKHLQELMDGLTAKVFRTYNASITLQQQLKELTSPDENVPAKILSYNRANRAVAILCNHQRAPPKTFEKSMQNLQTKIDAKKDQLSDAKRELKSAKADAKVRRDEKSKKSVETKKKAVERIEEQLMKLEVQATDREENKQIALGTSKLNYLDPRISVAWCKKWDIPIEKIYNKTQREKFAWAIDMADDDYEF from the exons ATGAGTGGCGATCATTCCCACAACGATAGCCAG ATTGACTACGGCTCTCGGGCGAATG TGCTTTCAGATTGCTCAG ATTCTCACAAACATAAAGATAAATATAAGGAtaaagaacacaaacacaaggacCACAAGAAGGATAAGGAGCGTGAGAAATCCAAGTATGGCAACAG TGACCATAAGGACTCAGACAAGAAACacaaagaggagagagtgaagcaCAAAGAtggcagcacagacagacacaagcacaaggacaaagaaaagaggaaggaggagaaa GTAAGGGTTCTTGATGGCAAAccaaagaaggagaaggagaatggCTTTGCCAG CCCTCCTCGCATTAAATCTGAGCCTGACAGTGATGGCTTCTACCAGTCTCCCAAACATGAAAAGTCTTTGAAGAGAGTGCGGGATGATGACAA GTTGTCTCTTTTCAGTTCTGAGTTCAAGCCCAAGAAGGTAAAGACTGAAAATGACAGGATGGACAAAAAAGTAAAAAAGAAGAACCAAGAGGATGAG GATATCAAGCctaaaaagacaaaaaacaagaaaggggaAGGCGCTAATGGTAAAAAGAAAGCAAAGAAGGAGCCAGAAGAGAAGTGGAAATG gtgggaggaagagagatccaCAGATGGCTCCAAGTGGAGGTTTTTGGAACACAAAGGTCCAGTGTTTGCTGCTGCATACGAACCTCTTCCCAGCAAAGTGAAATTTTACTATGATG GAAAACACATGAAACTTAagccagaggcagaggaggtagCTACATTCTTTGCCAAGATGCTGGATCATGAGTATACCACCAAGGATATCTTCAGGAAAAACTTCTTCAAAGACTGGAGAAAG GAAATGACCTCAGAGGAGAAGTCCAAGATCACAGACCTGAACAAGTGTGAGTTCAATGAAATGGCTGACTACTTCAAGGCTCAATCTGAAGCCAGGAAGCAGATGTCAAAAGAAGAGAAACTA AAAATCAAAGAGGAAAATGAGCGCCTCCTCCAAGAGTATGGCTTCTGCATCATGGACAACCACAAGGAGAGGATAGCTAACTTCCGCATCGAGCCCCCAGGTCTGTTCCGTGGCCGAGGTGACCACCCCAAGATGGGCATGCTGAAGCGCAGGATCCGACCTCAGGACATAATCATTAACTGTAGCAA ggactCCAATCATCCCAAACCTCCCCCAGGCACCAAATGGAAGGAACTGCGTCATGATAACAAGGTTACCTGGCTGGTTTCGTGGACAGAGAATATCCAGGGGTCCATCAAGTACATCATGCTGAACCCCAGTTCCAGAATCAAG ggagagaaagactggCAGAAATATGAAACAGCCCGTCGGCTGAAGAAATGTGTGGAACGGTTGCGGGCCCAGTACCGTGAGGACTGGAAGTCCAAGGAGATGAGGATTCGACAGAGAGCTGTGGCCCTCTACTTCATTGACAAG ctggctttgagagctGGTAacgagaaggaggaaggagagactgcAGACACGGTGGGCTGCTGCTCCCTCAGGGTAGAGCACATCGTGCTGTCCCCTGAGAAGGACGGACAGGAGTTTGTTGTGGAGTTTGACTTCCTAGGAAAAGACTCCATCCGCTACTACAACAAGGTCCCTGTGGAGAAAAGG gttttcaaaaaccTCCAGCTTTTCATGGAGGGCAAGCAACCAGAAGATGATCTCTTTGACCGCCTTAAT ACCACAATTCTGAACAAGCACCTTCAGGAATTGATGGATGGACTGACGGCCAAGGTGTTCCGTACCTACAATGCGTCAATCactctgcagcagcagctgaaGGAGCTCACGAGCC CTGATGAGAACGTTCCTGCCAAGATCCTGTCCTATAACAGGGCCAACAGAGCTGTGGCCATCCTTTGTAATCATCAGAGGGCACCACCCAAGACCTTTGAGAAGTCAATGCAGAACCTTCAGACTAAA ATTGATGCCAAGAAGGACCAGCTGTCTGACGCCAAGAGGGAACTGAAGAGCGCCAAGGCCGATGCCAAAGTACGGAGAGACGAGAAGTCCAAAAA ATCTGTAGAGACCAAGAAAAAGGCagtggagaggatagaggaacAGCTGATGAAGCTGGAGGTGCAAGCGACGGATCGTGAGGAGAACAAGCAGATTGCCCTGGGTACCTCCAAACTCAACTATCTGGACCCACGGATCTCTGTAGCCTG GTGTAAGAAGTGGGACATCCCAATTGAGAAGATT